The DNA window acttcaTTCGCTTCAAGAGCAGTTTTGGAAAGTACCTTACAGCTTCGGACGAGGCTTTTGTTTTGGGAATGACAGGGAAGAAAGTGCTTCAGGGAAATAAAAGGATTCACAGTTCAACGGAGTGGCAGCCCATCATCATCATAACAagtgattcttcttcttcttgttgtgttaaattaatgagCAACCAAGGCAAGTTCTTGCGGGCCAACAACAACGGAGGAACGCCTCCCTGGAGGAATTCCGTCACTCACGACCAGATTCCTCCTAATCAGGATTCGGTGTTATGGGGAGTGGACGTCATCATCaccaatatattattaacatcCCAACAACAACCACAACCTGTGCTTTCCGATCCCGCCACCCCCAAAATTACACAACTCTTGTCTTCTTCAAAACAGGTATGTTTTTATTTAGAGAATCCTgttttataaaatcattaaattcatatattatcaaataagtattataattattaaagaaaatgatttattcaataaatcaccaagactttatttattattttaaaatataaagttctaTTTACTTTTGAATGTCTCTCTACAGTAGTCGTCTCCCCAATGGCCAGCCAGAGATAGCTGAGTCAATTTTAATTGATTGTGGGGAATGCGTCGGTCGGTCGgtgttttgaattaatttaatttaatttaattttgtgtgATGAATGAGACCACGAATTAGAAACAAcagcaaaaacaaaaaagaattattatttatatatatatatatatatatatataatataatttttccaTCTAGACCAGCAGCCACGGCGGGGGAATGGAGTTTTTCCGGAAGGCGAAATCCGTCCGCCTTAGAAGTCATCATGACAAATTCCTCTTAGCCGACGACGATAAAGTGACCGTTTGTCAGGATCGTCACGGCACCTGCAAGGCTGCCAAATGGATCGTGGAATTGGTGGACGGTTGCGACACCGTGATCCGCCTTAAAAGCTGCTACGGGAGGTATCTCACCGCCGCCGACGATCAATTCCTCCTCGGCGTTACCGGACGGAAGGTCCTCCAGACCCTTCCATCCAGATTGGATTCCAAGGTCGAGTGGGAGCCCACCCGAGATGGCTTTCAGGTCCGACTCAAAACTCGCTACGGAAATTATCTCCGAGCCAACGGTGGCCTTCCTCCTTGGAGGAACTCCATCACCCACGATATCCCCCACCGCCACACTGGTTGGATTTTGTGGCAGGTAGACATTGTTGAAGTCGTGCCACAGTCACCGGCGCCCAAGCAACGTCCTCCAACTCCTGCTGCTCCTCCTCCTCCTACTCTTCAGGCTGCTTCtaaaaatgatgatgatgatgatgacgacgacgaAGACGACTCTTCGAATGTTTTCCGTCTTAGATCCGATTCATTAGCACCGCATTCggaggtatatatatatatatatatatatatatatatatatatatatatgattaattgaatgaatgaattgaattgaattacaTACATGATGATTTGTTTGTGTTGTTGATTTTAGGTCGGGGGAGGAGGTGGAGGTGGTCGGATGATATACTACTATGTGGCTAACGAAGATGGGGATATTGATGAGAGGTTAGAAGAGAGTTCATTTGTATTGAAGGGACACAGTTTGGAACAGTTAACGCAGGAGTTGGAGAAAGAAACAGGGATGGAGGATGTCATAGTGTGCTCCAGAAACCAATCCAATGGAAACCTTTATCCGCTTCGCTTAGCTCTTCCTCCCAACAATGCAACCATGCACATCATTGTAGTTCCAGCAACTTCCAGAGGTACACCAGGATCTtccattcataattaattatttacttagCTTCATTCATAAACATCTTCTTGTATTCATAATTAATACTACTACTACTTTCTTACAATAGTTTCTCTTTAATTTGTGGGTTTCTCCAGTGGCAAGAGATTTTGTTCCAgatgcttcttcttcttcttcatcctgATCCTTTTCTTCAAGCCCTCCTTCCCTCGAACAAGAGATGGATGCATTACTGTTGTTGTGAGACATCATTACTAATTAATGATACTGCTGCAGAAGAGAAGAAGTAAATGTAACACGATTTTGCtgttctattattattatcattgtttgTTGCTGTTGCTGTAGCTAGGGATGAGTGgagtttttttgtttgtttgtctgTCTGTTACTAGAATAATGATAATGTGTGACTGTTgttttgtattatataaatttatttaatattcaaaaagTGATGAGGGATGAGACTTGGATTTGGTTggaagatataaattatatttatttcccATTCTTTATTCAGTCTCTTAATTCCCAATTAGTAACACAGGCCCTAACTAGCTAGCTTGCTGCAGGTAATGAAATCAACaa is part of the Impatiens glandulifera chromosome 1, dImpGla2.1, whole genome shotgun sequence genome and encodes:
- the LOC124920611 gene encoding uncharacterized protein LOC124920611, with product MEFFRKAKSVRLRSHHDKFLLADDDKVTVCQDRHGTCKAAKWIVELVDGCDTVIRLKSCYGRYLTAADDQFLLGVTGRKVLQTLPSRLDSKVEWEPTRDGFQVRLKTRYGNYLRANGGLPPWRNSITHDIPHRHTGWILWQVDIVEVVPQSPAPKQRPPTPAAPPPPTLQAASKNDDDDDDDDEDDSSNVFRLRSDSLAPHSEVGGGGGGGRMIYYYVANEDGDIDERLEESSFVLKGHSLEQLTQELEKETGMEDVIVCSRNQSNGNLYPLRLALPPNNATMHIIVVPATSRVARDFVPDASSSSSS